The genomic segment GGTTCGCAAGTAGGCGAGGTTGAATTGGCAGATAGCGTTTTCGGTATCGAGCCTAACAAACACGTTCTACACAGCGCTGTTACGCTTCAGCAAGCTGCTGAGCGTGCAGGTACTCACAAAACTAAAGGACGCTCTGAAGTACGTGGTGGCGGTCGTAAACCTTGGAAACAAAAAGGAACTGGCCGTGCTCGTCAAGGTAGCATTCGCTCCCCGCAATGGGTTGGCGGCGGTACAGTATTTGGACCGACTCCACGCTCTTACGGTTTCAAGCTTCCTAAGAAAGTTCGCCGTTTGGCAATCAAATCGGCTCTATCTTCGAAGGTGATCGCTAACGAAATTATCGTTCTTGATCAATTGTCGTTCTCGACTCCTAAGACGAAAGAATTCGTAGCGATTCTGAACAATCTGAAAGTGGCTCGTAAAGCGCTTGTTGTTTTGCCTAGCTATGATGACAATGTAGCATTGTCTGCTCGTAACATCCCAGGTGTGAAATTCGTCGCAGCTGACGGCATTAATGTTCTGGATGTACTTGTATATGACAAGCTCATCATCACTAAAGATGCTGTAGAGAAAGTACAGGAGGTGTTTGCGTAATGAAAAACCCTCGCGATATTATTAAACGTCCTGTTATTACAGAACGTACTAGCGAATACATGGTTTCCAAACGTTACGTGTTCGAAGTTGATCTTCGCTCTAACAAAACAGAAATCAAAAACGCTATTGAGCAAATTTTCAAAGTTAAGGTTACTAGCGTTAACACAATGCGTGTTGCTGGCAAACCTAAGCGCTATGGTAAATATAGCGGTTATAGATCCGAATGGAAAAAAGCAATCGTTCAACTGAGCGATGATAGCAAAGAACTTGAGTTCTTTGAAACGTCTGTTTAGAAAAGGAGGAAATTCAAGTGCCAATTAAAAAGTATAAACCGACCTCTCCTGCACGTCGTGGTATGTCGGTCTCGACTTTCGAAGAGATCACAACAGACACACCGGAGAAATCGTTGCTAGCACCACTTTTCAAAAAAGCTGGTCGTAACAACCAAGGTAAAATTACGGTTCGTCATCAAGGCGGCGGACACAAACGTAAATATCGGATTATCGACTTCAAGCGTCTTAAGGATGGAATTGCTGGTAAAGTGGCAACGATCGAATACGATCCAAACCGTACTTCCAACATCGCTCTAATCCACTACGCTGATGGTGAGAAAGCCTACATTATCGCTCCTAAAGGTCTTAAAGTTGGAGATCAAGTAATGTCCGGCCCTACTGCTGATATCAAAGTAGGTAACACTCTTCCACTTGGTAACATTCCTGTTGGTTCGGTTATCCACAACATTGAATTGCAACCAGGCAAAGGCGGACAATTGGTTCGTGCTGCTGGTACAGAAGCTCAGCTTCTTGGTAAAGAAGAAGTTTACGTATCGATCCGTCTTTCTTCCGGTGAGGTTCGTCGCATTCTGAAAACTTGTCGTGCAACAATCGGTTCTGTTGGTAACGAAGATCACGAACTCGTGAAAATCGGTAAAGCCGGCCGTTCCCGTTGGATGAACAGACGTCCAGAAGTCCGCGGCGTAGTAATGAACCCTAACGATCACCCACACGGTGGTGGTGAAGGTCGCGCTCCGATCGGTCGTAAATCGCCAATGTCTCCTTGGGGCAAACCAACACTTGGTTACAAAACCCGCAAGAAGAAAAAAGCTTCGAGCCAATATATTATTCGTCGTCGTACGAAGTAATAACTGCTTAATAGAAGCTGCGTGACCTTGAGTCACGCTATGTTTCCGCGAAGGGAGGACTCCAAATGGGTCGCAGTTTGAAAAAAGGGCCGTTTATTGACGGTTACCTGCTCAAAAAAGTCGAGGATTTGAATGAAGCAAACAAAAAAGTCGTGGTCAAAACTTGGTCCCGTCGCTCGACAATTTTCCCACAATTCATTGGTCACACTTTCGGCGTTTATGACGGTCGCAAGCACGTGCCAGTATACGTAACGGAAGATATGGTTGGACACAAGCTTGGTGAGTTTGCACCAACTCGTACGTACAAAGGTCATGATGACGATAAGAAGACGGGCAGAAGATAATTTTGCCTATAAGATCTTTATCGATTGAAAGGAGGTTCACACATGTCTGAAGCTAAAGCGCATTTGAGATTCGTACGTATTGC from the Paenibacillus sp. BIHB 4019 genome contains:
- the rplD gene encoding 50S ribosomal protein L4 encodes the protein MPKVSLYNVSGSQVGEVELADSVFGIEPNKHVLHSAVTLQQAAERAGTHKTKGRSEVRGGGRKPWKQKGTGRARQGSIRSPQWVGGGTVFGPTPRSYGFKLPKKVRRLAIKSALSSKVIANEIIVLDQLSFSTPKTKEFVAILNNLKVARKALVVLPSYDDNVALSARNIPGVKFVAADGINVLDVLVYDKLIITKDAVEKVQEVFA
- the rpsS gene encoding 30S ribosomal protein S19 — translated: MGRSLKKGPFIDGYLLKKVEDLNEANKKVVVKTWSRRSTIFPQFIGHTFGVYDGRKHVPVYVTEDMVGHKLGEFAPTRTYKGHDDDKKTGRR
- the rplB gene encoding 50S ribosomal protein L2; translated protein: MPIKKYKPTSPARRGMSVSTFEEITTDTPEKSLLAPLFKKAGRNNQGKITVRHQGGGHKRKYRIIDFKRLKDGIAGKVATIEYDPNRTSNIALIHYADGEKAYIIAPKGLKVGDQVMSGPTADIKVGNTLPLGNIPVGSVIHNIELQPGKGGQLVRAAGTEAQLLGKEEVYVSIRLSSGEVRRILKTCRATIGSVGNEDHELVKIGKAGRSRWMNRRPEVRGVVMNPNDHPHGGGEGRAPIGRKSPMSPWGKPTLGYKTRKKKKASSQYIIRRRTK
- the rplW gene encoding 50S ribosomal protein L23 — translated: MKNPRDIIKRPVITERTSEYMVSKRYVFEVDLRSNKTEIKNAIEQIFKVKVTSVNTMRVAGKPKRYGKYSGYRSEWKKAIVQLSDDSKELEFFETSV